A genomic segment from Nicotiana tabacum cultivar K326 chromosome 9, ASM71507v2, whole genome shotgun sequence encodes:
- the LOC107779307 gene encoding putative receptor-like serine/threonine-protein kinase At5g57670 has protein sequence MRYVRTSSLKRLFSFGRHSFDGDFPKGCVLNQEENNTTSTARGIVASPTTQPPHRPTWKCFSYQEIFRATNGFNSENMVGRGGYAEVYKGVLDDGQAIAVKMLTKATDDERKEKEFLTEIGTLGHVCHPNVTSLLGCCIENGLYLIFQFSSKGSVASILHDEKSPTMDWETRYKIAVGTAKGLYYLHKSCPRRIIHRDIKASNILLSEEYEPQISDFGLAKWLPSQWTHHSIVPIEGTFGHLAPEYFMHGVVDEKTDVFAFGVFCLELISGKKPVDNSHQSLHSWAKPLLSRGVIEEVVDPRLEGRFDSTQLHKLAFAASLCIRASSIWRPTMNEILEITLGGEVDKDKWKMPDEEEEEQEEFWVFEDLECECDSSFSTSPHDTF, from the exons ATGAGATACGTTCGTACAAGTAGCCTAAAGAGGCTGTTTTCTTTCGGAAGACACAGTTTTGATGGAGATTTTCCAAAAGGTTGTGTTTTAAACCAAGAAGAAAATAATACAACAAGTACCGCTAGAGGTATTGTTGCTTCCCCTACAACACAGCCACCTCATAGGCCCACATGGAAATGTTTCTCTTATCAAGAAATTTTTCGTGCCACCAACGGTTTCAACTCAG AAAATATGGTTGGGAGAGGAGGGTATGCAGAAGTGTACAAAGGAGTATTAGATGATGGACAGGCAATAGCTGTAAAAATGCTGACAAAAGCCACCGAtgatgagagaaaagagaaggAGTTTTTGACAGAAATTGGGACACTTGGTCACGTTTGCCATCCCAATGTGACATCATTGTTAGGTTGTTGTATTGAGAATGGGCTTTATCTCATTTTTCAGTTCTCTTCTAAAGGCTCTGTTGCTTCAATTCTCCACG ATGAGAAATCACCCACTATGGACTGGGAAACAAGGTACAAAATTGCTGTTGGAACTGCAAAGGGTTTATATTACTTGCATAAATCTTGTCCTAGAAGAATAATTCACAGGGACATCAAGGCTTCAAACATTTTGTTGAGTGAGGAATATGAGCCACAG ATATCAGATTTTGGGCTAGCAAAATGGCTTCCATCACAATGGACCCATCATTCCATTGTTCCAATTGAAGGGACTTTTGG GCACTTAGCACCAGAATATTTCATGCATGGAGTAGTTGATGAAAAGACAGATGTTTTTGCATTTGGAGTGTTCTGCTTGGAGCTCATTTCTGGGAAAAAACCAGTTGACAATTCCCATCAAAGCTTACACAGCTGG GCAAAACCTCTTTTGAGCAGAGGAGTTATAGAAGAAGTAGTAGATCCAAGGCTAGAAGGGAGATTTGATTCTACACAACTTCATAAACTTGCTTTTGCTGCTTCACTTTGCATTCGTGCTTCTTCTATATGGCGGCCTACCATGAATGAG ATTTTGGAGATAACATTGGGAGGCGAAGTTGATAAAGACAAATGGAAAATGccagatgaagaagaggaagagcaAGAAGAGTTTTGGGTGTTTGAGGATCTTGAATGTGAATGTGATAGTTCCTTCTCAACTTCCCCACATGACACCTTCTAA